One Myotis daubentonii chromosome 3, mMyoDau2.1, whole genome shotgun sequence genomic window carries:
- the LOC132229495 gene encoding ferritin light chain-like, producing MSGSPGCGPLLPGVGGEEAQGHRASLKDAKPAWRPHCPPGRAEASQSEWGETQDAVEVALALEKNLNQALVELQAVGSTHADPQLCDFLENHLLDEQVKLMKKMGGHLTHLHRLAGPQAGLGEYLFERLTLKLS from the coding sequence ATGAGTGGCTCTCCAGGGTGTGGGCCACTTCTTCCAGGGGTTGGTGGAGAAGAAGCGCAAGGGCACCGAGCttctcttaaagatgcaaaaccagcgtGGCGGCCGCATTGTCCtccaggacgtgctgaagccTCCCAAAGTGAGTGGGGTGAAACTCAGGACGCCGTGGAAgtcgccctggccttggagaagaacctgaaccaggcccttgtgGAGTTGCAGGCCGTGGGTTCTACCCatgcagaccctcagctctgtgacttcctggagaaccacctCCTGGATGAACAGGTGAAACTCATGAAGAAGATGGGCGgccacctgactcacctccacaggctggccgggccccaggctgggctgggcgagtatctctttgaaaggctcaccctcaagctctcctag